The following are from one region of the Methanospirillum hungatei genome:
- a CDS encoding class I SAM-dependent methyltransferase, translating into MDSGESRYQNIFDHNNMGLRKDLTGIIPDDLLIKLPGGYEIIGNIAIIGIPSSLTQYHDAIVAALLARRPSIHTILNKTGSVNGPFRTTLFNPIFGKNLVTEHREFGFKYHLDVSHVYFSSKMGSERKRIADLVKPGERIFVPFAGVGPYVIPAAARGSQVIAIEMNEHACSWMAINTIVNGVSSQVHIIRGDALLANNFIRQKFSRIIIPTPYGLINSPYLFLSMLSDEGTAHWITFSNSVQIKEQVCALEQGGYHILRCRQCGNVAPSVYRWILDIKAN; encoded by the coding sequence ATGGATTCAGGAGAATCCAGGTATCAGAATATATTTGACCACAATAACATGGGCCTTCGAAAAGATTTAACTGGAATCATCCCTGATGACCTTCTGATCAAGCTTCCTGGTGGGTATGAAATAATCGGAAATATCGCAATCATCGGTATTCCTTCATCTCTCACGCAGTATCATGACGCTATTGTTGCCGCACTTCTAGCGCGAAGACCATCAATACACACAATATTAAATAAAACCGGGAGTGTGAACGGACCTTTTCGGACTACACTTTTCAATCCAATCTTTGGAAAGAATTTGGTTACTGAACATCGGGAATTTGGATTCAAGTACCATCTTGATGTCAGCCATGTATACTTTTCATCAAAAATGGGGTCAGAACGGAAACGGATCGCCGACCTTGTAAAACCAGGTGAAAGAATCTTTGTCCCATTTGCAGGTGTAGGACCATATGTTATCCCTGCTGCGGCACGAGGTTCTCAGGTAATCGCTATTGAGATGAATGAACATGCGTGTTCCTGGATGGCCATCAACACTATAGTGAATGGTGTGTCGTCACAAGTTCACATTATTAGAGGAGACGCATTACTAGCAAACAATTTCATCCGTCAGAAATTTTCGCGAATCATTATCCCAACTCCGTATGGACTCATAAATTCCCCATATCTTTTCTTATCCATGCTTTCTGATGAGGGAACTGCTCATTGGATAACATTTTCAAATTCGGTCCAAATCAAAGAACAGGTGTGTGCTCTTGAACAAGGAGGATATCATATACTGCGCTGCCGCCAGTGTGGAAATGTTGCGCCTTCTGTCTACCGCTGGATCCTTGACATTAAGGCAAATTAA
- a CDS encoding PAS domain-containing protein, translating to MGIRLAEGTEKIIELIAENSEGISIHEVAENLGIHRNTAAKYLEILHSQGLVEVKKIGVTKLYYSSRMTPLSCVIRLFSEPVFGIDRGRIIRSVNQSALDLIGLLKTECIGRSLVMLDEHLSPGIFSGILPALRGDETTFQAVRHTCNGKNCYIIKGIPVRLENGRSGAALIVLDSQSVEGAQMRLRFCEQQLDQLKTVSYPFIAQFSDTFEIIFANEGFLQTFHPTSTRGSGGRLLLECFEKDDSPLRKAIECAKETGEHKTNIRMIHSSGDVRHYQWTIRASQDSDNWKFLAVGIDVTEHFLQKEQFNHFFESAEMLFGKRTQDLREINRQLYNEISERKKSEETLRMYEHTLRNVADMVFWFTRDGHVTFYNDSAKQALKLPDENDKIWISSFIPHPPLGDWNIFHGELMRQGSIVLQTSMIRQNQEIFPVEIRFTFISYGGREYCCSVARDIHERIEALDKLVVSESRFRELAETISDVVYIRDLVQGKIDYLNRAFELIYQRPIQEMYVSPSLWSSSIHPDDRDRLMMLSEGESSCDRLTMEYRIIRPSGDVRWVRSKIYYVRDSMNTPIREIGVITDCSQEKRIQDELKEINERFYLALHAAPVAMFGQDNDLVYTWVENSSMGLTDSDIIGYTDHEIFPKETADELHKLKSEVLVFGKPCNKEVEVHLGGKMCPIHLFLRPYRNVSGEITGLIGAAIEMQDMLHQKRRSTLTEIRYRKLFDAIHEGYIVFSSVMSKNGEICDFCITDLNHYAVRRINRSKKELIGRKLSDFRPDIDHLWIDTLLEVARSGNQKEFVSYSEFFKGYYSFQAFLVGEDLIGAVIRDVTDEMRRNEHLQAYRDLAMELSATTNIHHALDLILDTALQVPGIDSGGLYILHDEEKYPVLKLYTHKGLSDSYVNAVSEVVVDENILGLFHQKIPNYITIDDPESDPIRPVLQEEGLRSFVLIPLYEGGILIGCLNLGSHSLPDIPEREKPFLEALSGWLGKTLQRFMDSDKKIDTSGYVIVKPDGSILEGTLWKNRIHVPEDLTSLIQKNHANLLTGKEIEGFINGHLQPYVIRFCPWGDDVAYIIRSGGDRS from the coding sequence ATGGGGATAAGACTGGCAGAAGGGACCGAAAAAATCATTGAATTAATAGCGGAAAATTCTGAAGGTATAAGTATACACGAGGTTGCCGAAAACCTGGGAATACATCGGAATACTGCTGCAAAATATCTGGAAATACTACATAGCCAGGGTCTTGTTGAAGTAAAAAAAATCGGAGTTACAAAGTTATATTACTCCAGCCGGATGACTCCCCTCTCCTGTGTTATCCGATTATTTTCAGAACCAGTATTTGGGATTGATCGTGGTCGAATCATCCGATCAGTAAATCAATCCGCGCTGGATCTGATCGGACTTTTAAAAACAGAATGCATCGGGCGCTCACTCGTGATGCTTGATGAACACCTCTCTCCAGGTATATTCTCTGGTATTCTACCTGCCCTTCGAGGAGATGAGACGACATTTCAAGCTGTCAGACACACATGTAATGGCAAAAACTGCTATATTATCAAAGGTATCCCTGTCCGACTGGAAAATGGACGAAGTGGGGCCGCGCTTATTGTCCTTGATAGTCAGTCTGTTGAAGGAGCCCAAATGCGTCTTCGGTTTTGTGAACAACAACTTGACCAGTTAAAAACAGTCTCATATCCCTTCATCGCCCAATTTTCAGATACGTTCGAGATAATTTTTGCAAATGAAGGATTTTTACAAACTTTTCATCCCACCTCTACCAGAGGTTCAGGGGGGAGACTTCTCCTGGAATGCTTTGAAAAAGATGACTCTCCCTTGAGAAAAGCAATAGAATGTGCAAAAGAAACCGGAGAACACAAAACAAATATCCGAATGATCCATTCATCCGGTGACGTCAGGCATTATCAATGGACCATCCGGGCATCCCAGGATTCTGACAATTGGAAATTTCTTGCTGTTGGTATTGATGTTACCGAGCACTTTCTTCAAAAAGAACAATTCAACCATTTTTTTGAATCCGCTGAAATGCTCTTTGGGAAAAGAACCCAGGATCTTCGGGAAATAAACCGGCAATTATACAATGAAATCTCTGAAAGAAAAAAATCTGAAGAAACGCTCCGGATGTATGAGCACACCCTCCGGAATGTGGCAGATATGGTTTTCTGGTTTACCCGGGACGGGCATGTTACTTTTTATAATGATTCTGCGAAACAGGCTCTGAAATTACCTGATGAGAATGATAAGATCTGGATCAGTTCTTTCATACCTCATCCACCGCTTGGTGATTGGAATATCTTTCATGGAGAATTGATGCGCCAGGGAAGCATCGTTCTCCAGACATCAATGATCCGGCAAAATCAGGAAATATTCCCAGTAGAGATACGATTCACCTTCATCTCTTATGGTGGCAGGGAATACTGCTGCTCTGTAGCACGGGATATACATGAACGTATTGAAGCACTTGATAAGCTGGTTGTGAGTGAGAGCCGGTTCAGGGAACTTGCTGAAACCATATCAGATGTCGTCTACATCCGTGATCTAGTGCAAGGAAAAATCGATTATTTAAACCGCGCTTTTGAATTGATATATCAAAGACCTATTCAGGAAATGTATGTCTCCCCGTCTTTATGGAGTTCTTCAATCCATCCTGATGATCGTGACAGGTTGATGATGCTTTCAGAAGGTGAAAGTTCATGTGATCGATTAACTATGGAATATCGCATCATACGTCCGTCTGGCGATGTCAGATGGGTGCGATCAAAGATATATTACGTCAGGGATAGTATGAATACTCCCATCAGGGAAATTGGAGTTATAACAGATTGTTCACAAGAAAAACGCATTCAGGATGAGCTAAAAGAAATTAATGAACGATTTTATCTGGCTCTTCATGCAGCACCTGTGGCCATGTTCGGCCAGGACAATGACCTTGTGTACACCTGGGTTGAAAATTCATCAATGGGTCTTACAGACTCTGATATTATCGGGTACACTGACCATGAGATCTTTCCAAAGGAAACTGCCGATGAATTACACAAATTAAAATCAGAGGTTCTTGTTTTTGGAAAACCATGTAACAAGGAGGTTGAAGTGCACCTTGGCGGGAAAATGTGCCCGATTCATCTTTTTCTTCGTCCGTATCGAAATGTGTCTGGAGAGATTACTGGCCTTATCGGGGCAGCCATTGAGATGCAGGATATGTTACATCAGAAACGAAGGTCTACCCTTACTGAAATCCGATATAGGAAATTGTTTGATGCTATCCATGAAGGTTACATTGTTTTTTCGTCAGTTATGAGTAAAAATGGAGAAATATGTGATTTTTGTATTACTGATCTGAATCATTATGCTGTCCGGAGAATAAACCGGTCGAAAAAGGAACTCATTGGAAGGAAACTTTCTGATTTTCGTCCGGATATTGATCATTTGTGGATTGACACTCTCTTAGAGGTTGCCAGATCTGGCAATCAGAAGGAATTTGTATCCTACTCTGAATTTTTTAAGGGGTATTATTCATTTCAGGCATTTTTGGTCGGTGAAGATCTCATTGGTGCTGTCATCAGGGATGTTACTGATGAAATGAGACGGAATGAGCATTTACAGGCATATCGCGATCTTGCCATGGAATTATCTGCGACAACGAATATCCATCATGCACTTGATCTTATTCTTGATACAGCACTTCAGGTTCCTGGGATTGACTCTGGGGGTTTGTATATTCTCCATGATGAGGAAAAATACCCTGTTTTAAAATTATATACTCACAAGGGTCTTTCTGATTCATATGTGAATGCAGTCAGTGAAGTTGTGGTGGATGAGAATATTCTTGGTCTTTTTCATCAAAAAATTCCGAACTATATTACGATTGATGATCCTGAGTCTGATCCAATTAGGCCGGTACTCCAGGAAGAGGGATTGAGATCTTTTGTGCTTATTCCTTTATATGAGGGAGGAATTCTTATTGGATGTTTGAATCTTGGATCGCATTCTCTCCCGGATATACCTGAACGTGAAAAGCCATTTCTTGAAGCATTGTCCGGATGGTTAGGAAAAACGCTTCAACGTTTCATGGATTCTGATAAAAAGATCGATACATCCGGATATGTGATTGTAAAACCGGATGGCTCGATTCTTGAAGGAACACTCTGGAAGAATAGAATCCATGTTCCTGAAGATTTAACCAGCCTTATCCAAAAAAATCATGCGAACCTACTGACCGGTAAGGAAATTGAGGGGTTTATAAATGGACACCTCCAGCCATATGTAATACGGTTCTGTCCATGGGGGGATGATGTTGCTTATATTATCAGATCAGGAGGGGACAGGTCCTGA
- a CDS encoding type II toxin-antitoxin system HicA family toxin, translating to MGKLRILSGKEVCMILANHDFFEVHQWGSHIVMQKQLTDTIITVPVLNHPEVRIGTLQSIIRQSGIPRSEFE from the coding sequence TTGGGTAAATTGCGTATCCTCTCCGGAAAAGAGGTATGTATGATTCTTGCGAATCATGATTTTTTTGAGGTGCATCAGTGGGGGAGTCATATTGTTATGCAAAAACAGTTGACAGATACTATCATTACCGTTCCGGTTCTTAATCATCCAGAAGTACGTATTGGTACGCTCCAATCTATTATTCGTCAATCCGGAATTCCAAGAAGTGAATTCGAATAA
- the cutA gene encoding divalent-cation tolerance protein CutA: MSDQSHFMESDERNQVVVVFCTVPSGSAHTIAGELLDKHLAACVNIFPVRSMYRWEGSLCDDSEDLLIIKTCAGKSSLLTEVLVSIHPYAVPEVLCLPVQGGFSGYLSWVVGEVYPAHSNS, translated from the coding sequence ATGAGTGATCAATCTCATTTCATGGAATCAGATGAGCGTAATCAGGTTGTTGTGGTTTTTTGTACGGTCCCATCAGGCTCAGCGCATACCATTGCCGGAGAACTTCTCGATAAACATCTTGCAGCCTGTGTCAACATATTCCCTGTCAGATCTATGTATCGATGGGAAGGATCGCTCTGTGATGATTCTGAAGATCTCCTGATCATCAAAACATGTGCTGGTAAATCGAGTCTATTGACTGAAGTTTTGGTTAGCATTCATCCTTATGCAGTACCTGAGGTTCTTTGCCTTCCCGTACAGGGAGGATTCTCTGGGTATCTGTCATGGGTAGTAGGTGAGGTGTACCCTGCTCATTCCAATTCATGA
- a CDS encoding type II toxin-antitoxin system HicB family antitoxin: MRKQLTAIIERENNGYFSLCPELDIASQGDSVEEARDNLREAIELFFEFASSSEIQNQLHEEIYITRLEVAVG, translated from the coding sequence ATGAGAAAGCAACTTACGGCTATCATTGAAAGAGAAAATAATGGATATTTTTCACTCTGTCCTGAACTGGATATTGCCAGCCAGGGGGACAGTGTTGAAGAGGCCCGTGATAATCTCCGTGAAGCGATAGAACTTTTTTTTGAATTTGCTTCATCATCGGAGATACAAAACCAGTTACATGAGGAGATCTACATAACCCGGCTTGAGGTGGCAGTTGGGTAA